The genomic region TCGATGCCGACGACATCTTTTGACGCCGCGTTTTGGCCAAGCAGGCCGTGCTCGAATGAGAACGTGCGGACGAGATCCATGATCCTCTTCATCTCGGCAGGGCTTTCGAATTTCAGCGTCTCTGCCGGAGTATTGAATAGGTACGTGGTGGCGAGCTGAGCCTTGAAGCCCGGGACATCGGTGCCTGATGCTGCAGCCATCGACGCGATCGCCTTGTCGGCTTCCGGCGTTCCAGAGTTCATCAGGGCCAGCATTTCATACCAAGCGCCCGTCAGAGCTTTGCCGAAATCGGGATTGTCTTTCAGCGTTTGGGTGTTCACGGCCATGACGTCCATGATCTCACCGGGGATCTTGGAGCTATCGAAGACGAGCGTTGAGCCTGGAACCTTTTTGATGTCGCTCAGCATCGGGTTCCAACTCACGATGTTCTGAATATCGTTAGAGCTGGTGAAAGCTGCGACGCCGTCGCTCTCCGTCGTGTTGACCGTCTTCACGTCGCGCTCTGACAACCCCACGCTATTCAAGGCGCGCGCGAGCAGGTAGTGGGAAACCGAGAACTCGACGAGGTTGACCTGCTGGCCTTTGAGGTCGGAAACCGATTTGCCCTTCTTCATGACGATGCCGTCGTTGCCGTTCGAGTAGTCGCCCATGATGAGGACAGTCGTGTCGACGCCGCCGACGGCCGGGATTGTCAGTGTATCCATTGTGGCCATGCCGCAACCGTCGAACTTACCGGCGGTATATTGGTTGATGGATTCGATGTAGTCATTGAGCTGAACGATATCGATGGTGATGTGATATTTGTCGGCCCACTTCTTGAGGATGCCGTGGTCGGCGAGGTAGCCCCACGGCATCCAGCCTGCGTAGATCGACCAGGCAACCCGGAAGTGATCTTTCTTCTCCGCCATCGCGGGCGTCATGAAGGCCAGACTGCATGTCGCGAGTGCGATGAGTGCCGTGAGTAAGCGTTTTCGCATCAAATTAATTCCCTGGGTTTGCCGTGGTCGAAACTTCGCAAGTTCGTGCGGAAGCCGCCGGCAATGCCGAGCAGCCTTATTGGCTTCGGAGAATGGAAGTTCTGATGGTGTGTTGCCGGAGCTTGCCAATTCAGTTGGGGGCTCCGTGCATTTGCTTGGCACGATAACAGTCTGATCTGGCCCACACTTGCGGGTGAGCGCACAATCGATTGCGCAATCGCGCAACGTGTCATTTTCGATTTGAAAAAATCGTGCGCACGATGCAGGCAGACGGGTTGCCGCAAGAGCGTCGGCCCCGGAGCGCCATTATCCTTCGGAAAATCGTTTCAGCTTGCGCGTCAGGAGGGCATTTGCGCGCGTTCTTTCGCACGCGAGGCAGCGGCGCGCATTTCGCGGGGCGTCATTCCATAGCGTGCCTTGAAGTGCCGGCTGAATTGCGCTTGATCGCTGAAGCCCCAGCGATAAGCGATTTCGCTAATGCTCTCTTTTCTGTGGGTTTCGGCAAGTTGCGCGCGGCATGCTTCCAAACGCGTGTCCCGGATCCATTGCGCTACGGAGATGCCGCTGCCCTGAAAGAGCGTGTGAAGATAGCGCACGGAGATATTGCAAGCCCGTGCAATCATATCGAGGGAGAGCGATGGATTGCCGATGTTTTGCTTCACAAAGCGCTCGACACGACCGAGATGTGCGCGCTGAACCGACGTCTGAGCGCTGTTTGCTGCGTGATCGTCGGATTGAAGGGCGAGTACGAATAGCTCGATAAATGTGTTGCCGACGCCTTCGGCGGAGGCTTGCTCGGATGAGCCGAACCGCAATGGAACGTGGCGAACCATATCGAACAAAAGGCCGCCAACTCCGCAATCGCCGTCGAAAAGGCGGCCGAAGAATGGGTCAAGGGAGCGGATATACCGTTTCACGGATGCCAGCGGTATCTTCAGGCACCAGACTTCATTCGGGGTTGCTTGGAGAAAGTCAGAAGGCGTGCGGCCTTTTTCGATGAAGAATTGTTTTTTCGGGCACGTCAGCTCGATGCCGTCCTGTGCGAAAAAGATGTCGGAAGCCGATGAGAATGATACGATGATGTTATCTTCGTTATCGCTTTGGACGTGCTGGGTGCCGCGAATATAGCGGATTTCGTCGGACCGCATCCAAGTCAGCGTGGCGGTGCCGAGGTCCCAATTTCGCAGGACGGCGTTGAATGATTCAGGCTGCCGATATGATGCTTCGACCGGAAATATCGTTTCGGAGACCGCATCCTGCCATGTGCGGATGCGTTGCGGTGGGGGCATCGCCTCGACAGAAAATTCGCGGTACATCCAGTCATTCCGCTGCGGTGAAAGCCAACGGGAGGAAAGCAACTTTGATGCCAGTCACAGATTGCGATGAGATGCACGGAAAAAGCGCTATTTCTCAACCTAGCGTCGAGAGACGCAGTTCTTGAGAAAACGGGGGGTCGGCTGAATTATTTGCGAAACGCGCAAATTTTGGGCCGAACGCTCGCGACCAGTAGTGGTATGAACACTGCGATAAGGAAGCCGCGCTGCACTTATGATACCGTTGCAAGCGCCGTCGCTGCCGTTGGCGCTTGCATCAACTTATGTGGTCGGGCCGCAAACCCGAGCTTCTCTCTGTGAAATTATGCTACGCTGAGAGCCAGCCTGCCAAGAGTGACACGCCCGCAAGTGCGCCTGCGGTTCCTGCCAAAGCATTGAGCAGCCTTGAGCGAGTAGGACCCAGGCGATCGAGGCTCAAACCCAATGCTAGGCCGGAGACGTGAAGCAGGGCGGTCGCGCAGACGAATCCTGCGGCATATGGAAGGAATGCAATTCCAAGCCCGATGCCTTCGGTGCCATGCGCGTGGCCGTGGAAAACTGCAAAAAGTCCGACGAGAGCCATCGCTGCAATCGTCGGTAGCCTGACGCCGAGTGCAATGGCCAAGCCCATAACAACGACGGAAAAGCCGATGCCTTCCTCGACCATCGGCAGCGGCCAACCGTAGTAGCCGAGTGCTCCACCAAAGATCATTGTGCCGACAAATGCCGACGGCACGAGCCAAAGCGCGGCGCCTCCGAGATTGGCTGCGAAAAGACCGACAGCGACCATCGCCAGAATATGATCGATACCGCTCATGGGGTGGACGAAGCCATGGCCGAACGTATCGACGGGACCCACGCCGACGTGGGCAAAGGCAGGTCCTGCGGTTAGAACAAGGGCGGCACACGCGAGTGCCGGTAGTTTTTTCAACATCGTGTTTTCTCCCGGTGGGTGTTTCATAAGACGTCAACAAATTCTTGGAAGCTGCTCGCCGACCAGCATGTCGACGATGCGAGTGCCGCCGAAAACAGTGCGCATGGTGACGCGACCAGGCTCTCCCGCCATTACTTCGCCGACGATTTCCGCGTCGTGCCCTAAGCTGTGCGTACGAAGAGCTTGAAGCGCTGCGTCGGCTTCATTTCGCGGCACGATCGCAACGAGTTTTCCTTCGTTGGCGAGATAGAGCGGATCGAGTCCGAGGATTTCGCAGAAGCCCTTCACTTCTGGTCTGAGCGGTGTGCGCTCCTCATCGACTACGATCGACACGCGAGATGCGTCAGCGATCTCGTTGAGGACGGTGGCGATGCCGCCGCGTGTCGCATCACGTATGGCGCGTGTGTGGGGCGCGGAGCGAAGCAGGGCGGCAATCAATCCGTCGAGTGGCGCGCAATCGCTCATGATCGGGCTGTCGAGCGCCATATCGCCTCGAGCGCCGAGAATTGCCGCGCCGTGATCGCCAAGGAAACCGTTGACGAGAACGACGTCTCCCGCTTCCGCAAATTCGGCGCCAAGCGAGATGCCCTCGGGAATGACGCCAATGCCCGTCGTTGTCAGAAAGACTTTATCGCACGCGCCCTTGTGCACGACCTTCGTATCGCCGGTGACGATACGAACGCCGGCGCTGCACGCCGTCTCGGCCATGGAGCGCGCGATCCGGCGCAGCAGATCAACTTCCACACCTTCTTCAAGGATTGCGGCGCAAGAAATGTAGAGTGGCTTGGCGCCTCCCACAGCGAGATCGTTGATGGTGCCGCATATTGCGAGCTTGCCGATGTCGCCGCCCGGAAAGAACAACGGATCGACGACGAAGCTGTCGGTTGTGAAGGCGACACGGTCGCCCAGCTTCGTTAGCCCGAGAAGATCGATGCGGGCCTGGTCTTCCAACGTTCCGTGGCCTTCGCGATCGAAGACGGAAATGAAGACATCATCGATCAGATCCTTCATCGCCTTGCCGCCGCCGCCATGTGCAAGGGTCACGTTCGGCACAGAGACGGTGCCCAGTCGGCGGGCTCGCCGGTTGATAGGAATTACATTCATGACGCCACCGCCTGCTTTTTCACGCCGCCGTACTGATAGTAAGCGGCGCATGCACCCTCGGAAGAAACCATGAGCGCACCAAGCGGCGTCTCCGGTGTGCATGCCGTTCCGAAGACTTGGCATTGCCAGGGCTTGATGATGCCCTTGAGAACGTCGCCGCATTGGCACGCTTGTGGATCGGCGATCTTCAGATGCGGCATCGCGAATTTGCGTTCGGCATCGTATCTTTCATAGGCGTCGCGGATACGCACGCCGGAGTGATCGATCGACCCGAGGCCGCGCCATTCGAAAAACTCGCGAAGCTCGTACACCTTGAAGACTGCGTCGAGCGCCTGATGATTGCCCGCCTTAGGGACAATGCGCTTGTATTGGTTCTCGATCTCGGCTCGTCCGTCCTTGATTTGCTTTAGAACCATCCAGATCGACTGAAGAACATCAAGCGGCTCGAAACCCGCGACAACCATGGGCCGCTTATAATAGTGCGCCACGAATTCGTAAGGATCGGTGCCGATCACCATCGAGACGTGCCCTGGCCCCAGAAAGCCATCGAGCTGCATGTCTGGGCTATCCAGGATTGCCTTGATCGTCGGCACGATAGTGATGTGGTTGCAGAAGACCGAGAAATTCGTGATGTCTTCAGCCTCGGCCTGAAGGATCGTCAGTGCCGTCGACGGCATCGTCGTTTCAAAACCGATACCGAAGAATACGACCTCGCGATCCGGATTTTTACGGGCGAGCGCCAGCGCGTCCATCGGCGAATACACCATCCGGACGTCAGCACCTGCTGCCTTAGCTTGCAGCAAGCTCTTGCGTGAGCCCGGAACACGCATTGCGTCGCCGAAGGTCGTGCAGATGACGTCGGGCCGTTCCGCGACAGCCACGCAATCGTCGATCCGGCCCATCGGGAGGACGCATACCGGACATCCAGGGCCGTGCACCAATTCGATCTCCTTGGGCAGCATGCCTTCAAGCCCGTAGCGGAAAATCGAATGCGTGTGGCCGCCGCAAACTTCCATGATCGCGATGGGTCGCTCCTTGGCGATATCGATTTCGCTCACGAGAGCTTCGATCTCCTTCACCAGCGTTTTTGCCTTGTCGCGGTCGCGAAATTCGTCGACGTACTTCATGGCTTCATCTCCCGGTTTTTTACGCGGTTTATTGCAGGCCTGACGCGCGCATAGCTTCCATCTCGGCCTGTGCTTCCCCGAGTTCGTGCAAAATCCGCAGTGTTTCTGCGGCTTCGGCTTCATCGATTCGGCTCATCGCGAAGCCGACGTGAACGAGCACCCATTCGCCGACACACGTTTCAATCGGATTGTCGTCATCGATGATGCAGGCGACGTTCACCTGCCGTTTAACGCCGCTCACGTCGACTGTGGCAAGCCTCTTGTCTGCGTCGTCGATCTTTACGATGCGGCCTGGAATACCGAGACACATGAGGTGCTTCCTTCGTTCGTTTTGTTTTTTGCAGCTGTGATGAGTTGGGCAGCAGCGATTACCGCCTGACCGAGCGACAATCCTCCGTCGCCGGCCGGCACGTCAGCGTGTGTCAGGACCTTGAAGCCTTTTGCTTGTAATCGGCCAAGGACTTGTTCGAGCAAAATTCGATTGTTGAAGCAGCCGCCAGACAGCGCGACGGTGTCGAAGCGTGGTTCTGTCTCGTCTTTGCGGATCGCGAGGCTGGCAGTCATGTCTACGATGCCTCGCGCGAGCCCTTTGTGAAAGCGAGCCGCCATGACGCCAATTGGCGTCTTCTGCATCAGGTCTTCAAGAATGGCCTGCCAAGCGGCGAGAGGTTCGATGTACGGAAGCCGCGTGCTTCCGAAATTTACAATCGTAAAAGGATAGGACAGCGCATCGTCTTCGTGCAGCAGTGCATTGTCATCCACCGCGGCCTCGAGTTGCGCCGCGGCCTCGCCTTCATAACCTTGCCGGTCGAAGCACAGACCAAGAGCCGCGGCTACCGCATCGAATAAGCGCCCGCACGATGAAGCTTTTGGCACGTTGATGTCGGCTTGCAGCATGGCGTCGACGATTTGGCGCGGCTTTGCATCGAGGCGGCGAAAAACGTCGAGATCGCTGAAACGCTTTGCGTATTCCGGCCAACCCATCTCGGACGTGAGATGTGCGTAAAGATTTCGCCAGGGCTCGCGGGAGGCCACATCGCCACCCGGCATTGCTACCGGCTTAAATGTAGCCAGCCTCAAGGAGCGCGCGTAGTCGGCGAGTAGAAATTCTCCGCCCCAGATTTCTCCATCGTCGCCGAAGCCAAGACCGTCGAGCGCAATGCCAAGAACCGGAGCACCATGAAGCTCGCGGCCGTTCTCCGCCAGGCAACTTGCGATGTGGGCGTGATGATGTTGAATCTCGATAAGCGGGGCGACCTGCTTTCGGGCAAGGCTCTCGGCATGCGTTCTGCTGCGATAGCTGATGTGGCGATCGCAGACGATGACTTCCGGTTGAGCATCGAGCATCCGACAATAAAGGTCGATCGTTCGCGCGAAATCATTGCTCGTCTGGATGTCGTCGAGGTCGCCGATATGCTGAGACAACACTGCGCTACTGCATTTCAAAACGC from Hyphomicrobium sp. MC1 harbors:
- a CDS encoding putative urea ABC transporter substrate-binding protein produces the protein MRKRLLTALIALATCSLAFMTPAMAEKKDHFRVAWSIYAGWMPWGYLADHGILKKWADKYHITIDIVQLNDYIESINQYTAGKFDGCGMATMDTLTIPAVGGVDTTVLIMGDYSNGNDGIVMKKGKSVSDLKGQQVNLVEFSVSHYLLARALNSVGLSERDVKTVNTTESDGVAAFTSSNDIQNIVSWNPMLSDIKKVPGSTLVFDSSKIPGEIMDVMAVNTQTLKDNPDFGKALTGAWYEMLALMNSGTPEADKAIASMAAASGTDVPGFKAQLATTYLFNTPAETLKFESPAEMKRIMDLVRTFSFEHGLLGQNAASKDVVGIEFPDGSTIGDPKNIKFRFNTKFTEMAAEGKL
- a CDS encoding helix-turn-helix domain-containing protein, with protein sequence MYREFSVEAMPPPQRIRTWQDAVSETIFPVEASYRQPESFNAVLRNWDLGTATLTWMRSDEIRYIRGTQHVQSDNEDNIIVSFSSASDIFFAQDGIELTCPKKQFFIEKGRTPSDFLQATPNEVWCLKIPLASVKRYIRSLDPFFGRLFDGDCGVGGLLFDMVRHVPLRFGSSEQASAEGVGNTFIELFVLALQSDDHAANSAQTSVQRAHLGRVERFVKQNIGNPSLSLDMIARACNISVRYLHTLFQGSGISVAQWIRDTRLEACRAQLAETHRKESISEIAYRWGFSDQAQFSRHFKARYGMTPREMRAAASRAKERAQMPS
- a CDS encoding HupE/UreJ family protein; translated protein: MLKKLPALACAALVLTAGPAFAHVGVGPVDTFGHGFVHPMSGIDHILAMVAVGLFAANLGGAALWLVPSAFVGTMIFGGALGYYGWPLPMVEEGIGFSVVVMGLAIALGVRLPTIAAMALVGLFAVFHGHAHGTEGIGLGIAFLPYAAGFVCATALLHVSGLALGLSLDRLGPTRSRLLNALAGTAGALAGVSLLAGWLSA
- the hypE gene encoding hydrogenase expression/formation protein HypE, which produces MNVIPINRRARRLGTVSVPNVTLAHGGGGKAMKDLIDDVFISVFDREGHGTLEDQARIDLLGLTKLGDRVAFTTDSFVVDPLFFPGGDIGKLAICGTINDLAVGGAKPLYISCAAILEEGVEVDLLRRIARSMAETACSAGVRIVTGDTKVVHKGACDKVFLTTTGIGVIPEGISLGAEFAEAGDVVLVNGFLGDHGAAILGARGDMALDSPIMSDCAPLDGLIAALLRSAPHTRAIRDATRGGIATVLNEIADASRVSIVVDEERTPLRPEVKGFCEILGLDPLYLANEGKLVAIVPRNEADAALQALRTHSLGHDAEIVGEVMAGEPGRVTMRTVFGGTRIVDMLVGEQLPRIC
- the hypD gene encoding hydrogenase formation protein HypD, with translation MKYVDEFRDRDKAKTLVKEIEALVSEIDIAKERPIAIMEVCGGHTHSIFRYGLEGMLPKEIELVHGPGCPVCVLPMGRIDDCVAVAERPDVICTTFGDAMRVPGSRKSLLQAKAAGADVRMVYSPMDALALARKNPDREVVFFGIGFETTMPSTALTILQAEAEDITNFSVFCNHITIVPTIKAILDSPDMQLDGFLGPGHVSMVIGTDPYEFVAHYYKRPMVVAGFEPLDVLQSIWMVLKQIKDGRAEIENQYKRIVPKAGNHQALDAVFKVYELREFFEWRGLGSIDHSGVRIRDAYERYDAERKFAMPHLKIADPQACQCGDVLKGIIKPWQCQVFGTACTPETPLGALMVSSEGACAAYYQYGGVKKQAVAS
- a CDS encoding HypC/HybG/HupF family hydrogenase formation chaperone, coding for MCLGIPGRIVKIDDADKRLATVDVSGVKRQVNVACIIDDDNPIETCVGEWVLVHVGFAMSRIDEAEAAETLRILHELGEAQAEMEAMRASGLQ